From Qipengyuania soli:
GACCACGTGCTCGATAATCCCGCTATTCGGAAAAGCCCAAGTGGCGGCGATCAGGACGATGATCAGCAGCATGCCCAGTTGCTGCAGTTTCTGCCATTGTACGGCCATGCTGCGAGGCAGCAGCCCACCCACGATGTGCGACCCGTCGAACGGCGGGAGCGGCAGCAGGTTGAAGAACGCGAGGAAGGCGTTGATCATGATGAAGCTGGCGAATGCGGTCATCGCCCAGTCGGGCAGGTCCGAGCCGCTGACGCCCCATGCTACGCCGGTGATTACGGCCCCGATGAAGGCCAGCAGGATATTCGTCGCGGGCCCCGCTGCGGCCACCACCATCATGCCGTAACGCGGGTTGTTGAGGCGCCGCGCATTGACCGGCACGGGCTTGGCCCAGCCGAAAACCGGCCCGCCGAACAGTGCCAGCGCACCTGGTACCAGCAGCGTGCCAACCGGATCGACATGACGGAGCGGGTTCAGCGACAAGCGCCGCTGTTCCTTGGCAGTCGGGTCGCCAAGCGCGAGCGCGGTCCAGCCGTGCGCGACCTCGTGAAAGACTATGGCAATGATCAGGCACGGAATGAGGATCAGTGCCATGAGGATGGTATCGGTCATGTCGCGCTAGATAGGGTGCGCAGGCCTAACCCGCCAGCGCTTCCACGAAATGCTTGCGGCACAGGGCTACGTAGCGGTCGTTACCGCCGATTTCAGTCTGCTCGCCGGCCTTCACCGCCTTACCATCGGCATCGACACGCAGGTTCATCGTCGCCTTCCGCCCGCAGTGGCACACGCCTTTCAGTTCGACGAGCTTGTCCGCAATTCCCAGCAGCGCCGCCGAACCGGGAAAAAGCTCGCCCTGGAAATCAGTTCTCAGGCCATAACACACAACGGGGATCCCTGCCTCGTCCGACAGCCGTGCAAGCTGCCAGACTTGCGCCTTGGTAAGGAATTGCGCCTCATCCACAAGCACGCAGTCGATAGGCTGGACCCGGTTCGCGGCGGCAACCTCTGCCCACAGGTCGGTTTCCGGAACGTAGCGGTGCGAATCCGCTTCCAGCCCGATGCGACTGCGGACCATTCCCTCGCTTCTGGTATCGAGCTTCGCAGTCCAGAGCATGGTTCGCATCCCTCGCTCGCGATAGTTGAAATCCGCCTGCAACAGGGTCGAAGATTTACCGGCATTCATGCTGGCGTAGTAGAAGTAGAGCTTGGCCATGAGGATGAGCCTAGCGGCCAGCGCAAAGCTTCGGGAGGGTGGCGTGATCGGCAATCCCAAGGTTTGACGCGCCGCTGGAAAAGGCCGACAATCGCTTCGGGGTACGGAGAGAGAAAATGCGCTTAATGCCAGTCGCAGCCCTCGCCCTCGGTTGCCTCGCCGCAGCTCCTGCAGCACAGCGTTATTCGCTACAGAGCGATGCCAGCGATGTCTCTGCAAAGGTCGCGTTCTTCGGCCTCGCCAGCAAGACAGCCAAGTTTCCCAAGGTCAGCGGCACCGCCCTGCTGCCCGCAGGCGATCCGTCGGGTATGTCGCTCGAGGTAACGCTCGACGCTCGCGCGCTCGAAGCTCCAGACAAGGTGACCCTTTCGCGCCTCCGGGGGCCGAAATTCTTCTGGGTCGAGAAGTACCCGACCGTGCAGTTCAGCGGCAAGGGCATGGCGATGACCGACGAACGCAATGGACGCGTGTCCGGCAATCTCACCGCGCGCGGAATCACCAAGCCGGTGACACTGGACGTCGCATTCGACACGCCGCCCTCGAAGGCCAGGGCCGGCGAAGCGCTGGCGCTGACGGCAAGGACCACCATCGACCGCCGTGATTTCGGCATGACCTCCTATTCGCTGATCGTCGGCCGCAAGGTCGACATCAGGATCAGGACCCGGATGACACCGGGCTGAGCTAGGCGAGGTCGAGCAGCCACGTCTCGCTGACTTCGGGCCTGCCGAATTCCTCCTGGGTCTCCGAAGCGATGATCCGATACCCCTCGGCGGCGTAGATGCGGCGTGCGCTTTCGAGCACGGCATGGGTCCACAGCACGATCCGATTGTAGCCAGACTCGCGCGCGAACCTTGTGCATTCGGCAACCAGCGCATTGCCGATACCCAGCCCCCTCGCCTCGGGTTCGACATAAAGGAGACGCAACCGCGCGGTTTCCGGTTCGCCGGGCTCCTTGACCATGAAGACCGATCCCAGGATGCGCCCGTCACGCTCTGCGACCCAGCATTGCTCCTTCGCAGGGTCGAACTCGCGCAGGAAGCGTGCAGCGATGTCGAGAATGATCGCCTCCAGCTTCGTCCCCCAGCCATTCTCCTGTTCGTAGAGGATCGCCTGCCGCGCGGCGATCGTGCCCATGTCGCCTGTACGGAAAGGCCGCAGCACCCAGTCGCCTGCCAAGCTCAGCCCTCCCCCTTGGCTTCACGCCGGATCGTTTCGGCCCCGCTGGGGTCGACGGGCATTCCATGGACCAGCCGCGCATTCGCATGACCGACCTGCTGCCAGCCCATCGCCGCCTGCAATGCGGTGGAATAGCCTTGCGCATCGAGGCTCTGGTTGCAGGCCAGCTTGGCGAGCCGCAGGCCGATGAGCGGGCGGCGCGCAATGCGAGCAGCCATGTCGAGCGTGAAATCCTCTAGCCTGGCGCGCGGGACCACGTGATTGACCATGCCGAGCTGGCGGCACTCCTCCGCCGTCATCTCCCCGCCCACGAAAAGCAACTCGCGCGCCTTGCGATGGCCGAGCTCCCAGACGTGCGCGAAATATTCCACCCCGTTGACGCCGAAGGCCACGGTCGGATCGGAAAAGCGCGCATCGTCGCTGGCGATGACGATGTCGAAGGGCCAGACCAGCATCAGCCCGCCGGCCATGCACTTGCCCTGGACCTGAACGACCACGGGCTTCGGCAGGTCGCGCCAGCGACGGCACAGGCCGAGGTACATCTCGTGCTCCGAAGCCATCTGCCCGGCCTGCCCCGCGTCGTCGAACCCGCTCCACAGGGTTACCGGATGATGATCCGACAGCGAGGTATCTTCGCGCAGATCGTGACCGGAGGAGAAGTGTTCCCCCTCCGCAGCAAGCACGATGCAGCGCACGGCATCGTCGCGCGCAGCCTGCGCCAGCGCATGGTCGAGCTGGTAGAGCATCGCCTTGTCCTGCGCATTCGCCTTGTCGGGCCGGGCAAGCGTGATCCGGGCCACGCCATCGCGCGGCCGGTC
This genomic window contains:
- a CDS encoding site-2 protease family protein, translating into MTDTILMALILIPCLIIAIVFHEVAHGWTALALGDPTAKEQRRLSLNPLRHVDPVGTLLVPGALALFGGPVFGWAKPVPVNARRLNNPRYGMMVVAAAGPATNILLAFIGAVITGVAWGVSGSDLPDWAMTAFASFIMINAFLAFFNLLPLPPFDGSHIVGGLLPRSMAVQWQKLQQLGMLLIIVLIAATWAFPNSGIIEHVVLPPVQWIVERFFGLADGIANAIRG
- a CDS encoding thymidine kinase, whose translation is MAKLYFYYASMNAGKSSTLLQADFNYRERGMRTMLWTAKLDTRSEGMVRSRIGLEADSHRYVPETDLWAEVAAANRVQPIDCVLVDEAQFLTKAQVWQLARLSDEAGIPVVCYGLRTDFQGELFPGSAALLGIADKLVELKGVCHCGRKATMNLRVDADGKAVKAGEQTEIGGNDRYVALCRKHFVEALAG
- a CDS encoding YceI family protein, giving the protein MPVAALALGCLAAAPAAQRYSLQSDASDVSAKVAFFGLASKTAKFPKVSGTALLPAGDPSGMSLEVTLDARALEAPDKVTLSRLRGPKFFWVEKYPTVQFSGKGMAMTDERNGRVSGNLTARGITKPVTLDVAFDTPPSKARAGEALALTARTTIDRRDFGMTSYSLIVGRKVDIRIRTRMTPG
- a CDS encoding GNAT family N-acetyltransferase; this encodes MAGDWVLRPFRTGDMGTIAARQAILYEQENGWGTKLEAIILDIAARFLREFDPAKEQCWVAERDGRILGSVFMVKEPGEPETARLRLLYVEPEARGLGIGNALVAECTRFARESGYNRIVLWTHAVLESARRIYAAEGYRIIASETQEEFGRPEVSETWLLDLA
- a CDS encoding enoyl-CoA hydratase → MDYTRIACDRPRDGVARITLARPDKANAQDKAMLYQLDHALAQAARDDAVRCIVLAAEGEHFSSGHDLREDTSLSDHHPVTLWSGFDDAGQAGQMASEHEMYLGLCRRWRDLPKPVVVQVQGKCMAGGLMLVWPFDIVIASDDARFSDPTVAFGVNGVEYFAHVWELGHRKARELLFVGGEMTAEECRQLGMVNHVVPRARLEDFTLDMAARIARRPLIGLRLAKLACNQSLDAQGYSTALQAAMGWQQVGHANARLVHGMPVDPSGAETIRREAKGEG